From a region of the Listeria monocytogenes ATCC 19117 genome:
- a CDS encoding flagellar hook-length control protein FliK encodes MLIPDNLLQPLVGKKQVEPKESLAEELVELPFISLLMENSPAPLLKGEADNGEQATLPLKEIAQPLVSAKLLDDAPETKLQVAPLELKEVKETLAAIAKQAIDQPKIENAPQAVETPVTNTPKEPTKNASREQQPPPELIIPTKESPKLAENVAKNQPVLAKLPQEKEVVQLFKASIKEPVTAKEEVAVKKPAESSNIWHDTAKQLTPAAKPEVPVTLKQLDKTITDQIEQLQKFQVKQNKAFFAIQPESLGKVEVLLKKMPDKIFVHIEYQEQTAKQKLEQMAQDLHNRFRDRGVEVAVTMTEKQAPKENNQGSDGRHQGESKKEKERENPHQERAKQEAFDLEEET; translated from the coding sequence ATGCTAATCCCAGATAATTTGCTACAACCACTCGTCGGAAAAAAACAGGTCGAACCAAAAGAATCGTTAGCAGAAGAATTAGTAGAACTACCTTTTATTTCACTTTTAATGGAAAATAGCCCTGCGCCGCTCTTAAAGGGAGAAGCGGATAACGGAGAACAAGCTACGCTACCACTAAAAGAAATCGCCCAACCACTCGTTTCAGCCAAGCTACTCGACGATGCACCAGAAACGAAACTGCAAGTAGCACCACTCGAACTCAAAGAAGTGAAAGAAACACTTGCGGCAATCGCCAAACAAGCAATTGATCAACCCAAAATAGAAAACGCCCCGCAAGCTGTAGAAACTCCAGTAACAAATACACCGAAAGAACCCACAAAAAATGCCAGTAGGGAGCAACAACCGCCACCAGAACTTATCATACCTACAAAAGAATCACCTAAACTAGCAGAAAACGTGGCCAAAAACCAACCAGTCCTAGCCAAATTACCTCAAGAAAAAGAAGTCGTGCAACTTTTCAAAGCGAGCATTAAAGAGCCAGTAACTGCCAAGGAAGAAGTTGCCGTCAAAAAGCCCGCAGAATCCAGCAATATTTGGCATGATACGGCGAAACAACTCACGCCAGCTGCCAAACCTGAAGTCCCAGTGACGTTAAAACAACTTGATAAAACCATCACCGACCAAATCGAACAGCTACAAAAATTCCAAGTGAAACAAAATAAAGCCTTTTTCGCCATCCAGCCGGAGTCACTCGGAAAAGTCGAAGTTTTACTTAAAAAAATGCCCGATAAAATATTTGTACATATCGAATATCAGGAACAAACGGCGAAACAAAAACTCGAACAGATGGCGCAAGATTTGCATAATCGTTTCCGAGATCGCGGCGTAGAAGTTGCCGTGACAATGACAGAAAAACAAGCACCGAAAGAGAATAACCAAGGCTCGGATGGTCGACACCAAGGTGAATCCAAAAAAGAAAAAGAACGCGAAAATCCACATCAGGAAAGAGCTAAACAAGAAGCATTTGATTTAGAGGAGGAGACGTAA
- a CDS encoding flagellar motor switch protein FliN, which yields MKINHTIPLRIDFELGRTKQPVGSLLDVKKGTVFRLEDSTANVVKITISGKCIGYGEILTKDGKMFVKITKLGEGSSS from the coding sequence ATGAAAATTAATCATACTATTCCACTCAGAATCGACTTCGAATTAGGACGTACGAAACAGCCAGTCGGTAGTTTGCTAGATGTAAAAAAAGGGACCGTTTTTCGGTTAGAAGATTCCACAGCTAATGTGGTTAAAATTACGATTTCAGGCAAATGCATCGGTTACGGTGAGATTTTGACAAAAGACGGCAAGATGTTTGTCAAAATAACGAAATTAGGAGAGGGAAGTTCTTCATGA
- a CDS encoding flagellar hook capping FlgD N-terminal domain-containing protein: MDGISSLSGAGQDTNNVVTSSVSKTLGKDDFMKLFLTSLQYQDPSSPLDTNEMMSQMAQLSLMEQVANMTTAVDKLSEQAQNSALQSAVNFIGKDIKGVSLNGEVISGKVESVQQTTNGVMLKLKDNDSLVPMTYVTEIN, translated from the coding sequence TTGGACGGAATTAGTAGTTTATCAGGAGCCGGTCAGGATACAAATAATGTAGTAACATCCAGCGTATCCAAAACCCTTGGCAAAGATGACTTCATGAAACTATTTTTAACAAGTTTGCAATACCAAGACCCATCGAGCCCGCTTGATACGAATGAAATGATGTCGCAAATGGCGCAACTTTCCTTAATGGAACAAGTTGCCAATATGACCACTGCCGTAGATAAGCTTTCTGAACAAGCGCAAAACTCCGCCTTGCAATCCGCGGTTAATTTCATCGGTAAAGATATAAAAGGTGTTTCGCTGAACGGCGAAGTAATTAGTGGAAAAGTCGAAAGCGTTCAACAAACGACAAACGGCGTCATGCTGAAATTAAAAGATAACGATAGCCTCGTGCCAATGACATATGTAACAGAAATTAATTAA
- a CDS encoding chemotaxis protein CheA, giving the protein MTTNMLDLFIEEASEHLQALNDNLLQLEKDPTNGQLVSEIFRSAHTFKGMSATMGFQQVADLTHAMENVLDEVRNNRLAVTEHLVDIIFTCTSHLETMVSDIQHGGQGAADISKTVADLEALLHPEQETDLAVEKTYRIQIQIEEAAILKAVRAVMCLERLAEMGIISETTPDREAIELEEFEQSFEVVLESAQTKEEIEAVVLDISEIEKVTVTEEVEEVQVIEPIKKAAKQTTKRLENKTIRVQLEKIEKLMNVFEESVIERARIDEIAEKTNNKELMEHLGRFSSISKEIQNGLLNMRMVPVDSVFNRFPKMVRTLAKELGKKIDLVIEGADTEVDKIVIDEIGDPLVHLIRNSVDHGAETVEVRRKNGKNETATINLKAFHSGNNVVIEIADDGAGINKRKVLEKAIAKNVVTRAESTKMTDAEIFDLLFDSGFSTADQVSDLSGRGVGLDVVRNTILKIGGKISVESSENAGSTFRIEIPLTLSIIQSMLVATSERRYAVPLANVAEAITINPADIQHVHGKDLINYRETIIEVLDLGECFHETPLNDTDELLLLVVKNAKRTFGLIIKDIIGQREIVLKTLGGFFSESQIAFSGATILGDGRVVLILNLETF; this is encoded by the coding sequence ATGACTACAAATATGTTAGACCTGTTTATAGAAGAAGCTTCAGAACATTTACAGGCGCTAAATGATAATCTGTTACAGCTTGAGAAAGACCCGACGAACGGTCAGTTAGTAAGTGAAATTTTCCGTTCAGCACATACATTTAAAGGGATGTCCGCAACGATGGGCTTCCAACAGGTGGCTGATTTAACGCATGCAATGGAAAATGTACTAGATGAGGTACGCAATAATCGATTGGCTGTAACAGAACATTTGGTAGACATTATTTTTACATGTACATCTCATTTGGAAACAATGGTTTCGGATATCCAGCACGGCGGACAAGGCGCGGCGGATATTTCGAAAACCGTAGCTGACTTAGAGGCGCTTTTACATCCAGAACAAGAAACAGATTTAGCGGTAGAAAAAACGTATCGCATTCAGATTCAAATTGAAGAAGCAGCTATTTTGAAAGCAGTACGGGCGGTAATGTGTTTAGAGCGACTTGCAGAAATGGGGATTATTTCAGAAACAACGCCAGACAGAGAAGCGATTGAGCTAGAAGAGTTTGAGCAGTCATTCGAAGTAGTCCTAGAGTCGGCGCAAACAAAAGAAGAAATCGAAGCGGTTGTTCTAGATATTTCTGAAATCGAAAAAGTGACTGTGACAGAAGAAGTGGAAGAAGTTCAGGTTATTGAACCAATCAAAAAAGCCGCAAAACAAACAACCAAACGATTAGAAAATAAAACCATTCGTGTACAACTTGAAAAAATCGAAAAGCTAATGAACGTTTTTGAAGAAAGCGTCATTGAACGGGCGAGAATTGATGAAATCGCAGAAAAAACGAATAACAAAGAATTGATGGAACACTTAGGACGATTCAGTTCCATCTCCAAAGAAATTCAAAACGGCTTACTAAATATGCGTATGGTGCCAGTGGATAGTGTGTTCAATCGCTTTCCAAAAATGGTGCGCACACTAGCCAAAGAATTAGGTAAGAAAATCGACTTAGTGATTGAAGGCGCGGATACGGAAGTCGACAAAATCGTCATTGATGAAATTGGCGACCCACTTGTTCACTTAATCCGTAATTCAGTAGACCACGGTGCGGAAACAGTCGAAGTAAGACGTAAAAATGGGAAAAATGAAACCGCCACAATTAATCTAAAAGCTTTCCATAGTGGGAACAATGTCGTGATTGAAATTGCGGATGACGGTGCGGGAATCAATAAACGCAAAGTGTTAGAAAAAGCGATTGCGAAAAATGTCGTTACAAGAGCAGAATCAACCAAAATGACGGACGCGGAAATTTTTGATTTATTATTTGATTCCGGTTTCAGTACCGCGGATCAAGTATCCGATCTTTCTGGCCGAGGCGTGGGACTAGATGTTGTCCGTAATACGATTCTCAAAATCGGCGGAAAAATCAGCGTAGAATCAAGTGAAAACGCTGGTTCGACGTTCCGAATTGAGATTCCGCTGACATTATCGATCATCCAATCGATGCTCGTTGCAACATCAGAACGTCGCTATGCTGTACCGCTGGCAAACGTGGCCGAAGCCATCACAATTAATCCTGCAGACATTCAACACGTTCACGGCAAAGACTTAATCAACTACCGTGAAACCATTATCGAAGTACTCGATTTAGGCGAATGCTTCCATGAAACACCTTTGAATGACACGGATGAATTACTATTACTCGTCGTGAAAAATGCCAAGCGAACTTTTGGACTTATTATTAAAGATATTATCGGTCAACGGGAAATCGTTTTAAAAACACTTGGTGGCTTTTTCAGCGAAAGTCAGATTGCCTTTTCTGGAGCAACGATTTTAGGCGATGGTCGTGTCGTATTAATTTTAAATTTAGAAACATTTTAA
- a CDS encoding flagellar motor switch protein FliN — protein sequence MEQVFQVELPEWEPKEPSQEGREKGSIRQVDNIGVNLIVRLGKKEMPVGDIAELSIGDVLEVEKKPGHKVEIFLDEKKVGIGEAILMDENFGIVISEID from the coding sequence ATGGAACAAGTATTTCAAGTAGAACTTCCTGAATGGGAACCGAAAGAACCGAGCCAAGAAGGACGCGAAAAAGGCTCTATCCGCCAAGTAGACAATATTGGCGTTAACTTAATCGTCCGCCTTGGAAAAAAAGAAATGCCAGTAGGGGATATCGCCGAGCTAAGCATTGGCGATGTCCTCGAAGTGGAAAAGAAACCTGGCCACAAAGTCGAAATTTTCCTCGATGAAAAGAAAGTCGGCATCGGTGAAGCTATTTTGATGGACGAGAACTTCGGAATCGTTATTTCAGAAATCGACTAA
- a CDS encoding response regulator — protein MLKLLIVDDAMFMRTMIKNIVKDSDFEVVAEAENGLEAVKKYDEVKPDIVTLDITMPEMDGLEALAQIMAKDPSAKVIMCSAMGQQGMVVDAIKKGAKDFIVKPFQADRVLEALEKAAK, from the coding sequence ATGTTGAAGTTGTTGATTGTCGACGATGCAATGTTCATGCGTACGATGATTAAGAATATCGTGAAAGATAGCGATTTTGAAGTAGTTGCAGAAGCAGAAAATGGACTGGAAGCAGTGAAAAAGTATGATGAAGTAAAACCGGATATCGTGACACTGGATATTACGATGCCAGAAATGGATGGCTTAGAAGCACTTGCGCAAATTATGGCCAAAGATCCATCGGCGAAAGTAATTATGTGCTCGGCGATGGGCCAACAAGGTATGGTTGTAGACGCCATTAAAAAAGGTGCCAAAGACTTTATCGTAAAACCTTTCCAAGCGGACCGGGTTTTAGAGGCGTTAGAAAAAGCAGCTAAGTAG
- a CDS encoding FliC/FljB family flagellin, translating into MKVNTNIISLKTQEYLRKNNEGMTQAQERLASGKRINSSLDDAAGLAVVTRMNVKSTGLDAASKNSSMGIDLLQTADSALSSMSSILQRMRQLAVQSSNGSFSDEDRKQYTAEFGSLIKELDHVADTTNYNNIKLLDQTATGAATQVSIQASDKANDLINIDLFNAKGLSAGTITLGSGSTVAGYSALSVADADSSQEATEAIDELINNISNGRALLGAGMSRLSYNVSNVNNQSIATKASASSIEDADMAAEMSEMTKYKILTQTSISMLSQANQTPQMLTQLINS; encoded by the coding sequence ATGAAAGTAAATACTAATATCATTAGCTTGAAAACACAAGAATATCTTCGTAAAAATAACGAAGGCATGACTCAAGCGCAAGAACGTTTGGCATCTGGTAAACGTATTAACAGTTCTCTTGATGACGCTGCTGGTCTTGCAGTTGTTACTCGTATGAACGTTAAATCTACAGGCTTAGATGCAGCAAGCAAAAACTCATCCATGGGTATTGACTTGTTACAAACAGCGGATTCAGCTCTTAGCTCCATGAGTTCAATCTTGCAACGTATGCGTCAATTAGCAGTACAATCTTCTAACGGTTCATTCAGTGACGAAGATCGTAAACAATACACTGCTGAATTCGGTAGCTTGATCAAAGAACTTGATCACGTTGCTGACACTACTAACTACAACAACATCAAATTACTAGATCAAACTGCTACAGGTGCTGCTACTCAAGTAAGCATCCAAGCGTCTGATAAAGCTAATGACTTAATCAATATCGATCTTTTCAATGCGAAAGGTCTTTCTGCTGGAACAATCACTTTAGGTAGTGGTTCTACAGTTGCTGGTTATAGTGCATTATCTGTTGCTGATGCTGATTCTTCTCAAGAAGCAACGGAAGCTATTGATGAATTAATCAATAACATCTCTAACGGTCGTGCACTTCTAGGTGCTGGTATGAGTCGCCTTAGCTACAATGTATCTAACGTGAACAACCAATCCATCGCAACTAAAGCATCTGCTTCCTCTATTGAAGATGCAGATATGGCTGCTGAAATGTCCGAAATGACTAAATACAAAATTCTTACACAAACATCTATCAGCATGCTTTCTCAAGCAAACCAAACACCGCAAATGTTAACTCAATTAATTAACAGCTAA
- the flgE gene encoding flagellar hook protein FlgE: protein MNQTMYTAISGMNAFQQALSVTSNNIANANTTGYKKQSVVFNDLLYQNTMGSVAGGLYAGTNPMSFGSGSKIGAILTDYTAGSPTATGRNKDAALQGRGFFIAGDNAGGNIVYTRDGSFAVSDNNYLTTQQGKYVMGYATDKNGNVLNGNLQPIQIPLNSAIPGEATKNGSLSGNIPLDWGEKDTISSELSVYDNAGGKHKLQVNMKAATPDASGNVSYEYEIQMDGKALTPPVTGTLNYNAQGELTNPDALKNIQINSTVNGKQVNMGLNLSGLTNYGTNQVFSPTSDGKGAATVKDYAVTDSGYIAVSYSDGTVIPVAQLAVATFSNEDGLVKMGNGEYVPGLSSGDAVYGVAGQNGAGGISGSSLEGSNVDLSREFVNLMTYQSGFQGNTKVIRVADDVMKQIVNLIQ, encoded by the coding sequence ATGAATCAAACTATGTATACAGCTATTTCTGGGATGAATGCGTTCCAACAAGCATTATCGGTAACATCAAATAATATTGCCAATGCCAACACGACAGGATACAAAAAACAAAGCGTCGTTTTCAATGATTTACTTTACCAAAACACAATGGGATCTGTTGCAGGCGGACTTTATGCTGGAACAAACCCAATGAGTTTCGGTTCCGGTTCAAAAATTGGAGCGATTTTAACCGATTATACAGCGGGTTCCCCAACAGCAACGGGCAGAAATAAAGATGCAGCACTACAAGGTCGCGGCTTTTTCATCGCGGGCGATAATGCAGGGGGCAATATCGTTTACACGCGTGACGGGAGCTTCGCCGTTTCCGACAACAATTATTTAACTACCCAACAAGGGAAATACGTAATGGGTTACGCAACAGACAAAAATGGCAACGTTTTAAACGGTAATTTGCAACCAATTCAAATCCCGCTAAATAGCGCAATTCCAGGAGAAGCAACAAAAAACGGTAGCTTAAGCGGTAACATTCCACTAGACTGGGGCGAAAAAGATACGATTTCTTCCGAGCTTTCTGTATATGATAATGCTGGCGGAAAACATAAACTTCAAGTGAATATGAAAGCTGCTACACCAGATGCGAGCGGTAATGTTTCCTACGAATATGAAATTCAAATGGACGGAAAAGCATTAACTCCTCCAGTAACAGGAACACTTAATTACAATGCGCAGGGCGAATTAACAAACCCAGACGCACTTAAAAATATCCAAATCAATTCCACAGTAAACGGCAAACAAGTCAATATGGGCTTAAACCTAAGTGGCTTAACCAACTACGGAACAAACCAAGTATTCTCACCAACTTCTGACGGTAAAGGCGCTGCGACTGTAAAAGATTATGCAGTTACCGATTCTGGCTATATTGCAGTGAGTTACTCAGATGGTACAGTTATCCCAGTTGCCCAACTTGCGGTGGCTACTTTCTCCAATGAAGACGGCTTAGTCAAAATGGGGAACGGCGAATATGTTCCAGGATTATCTTCTGGCGATGCAGTATACGGCGTTGCTGGCCAAAATGGCGCTGGCGGAATTAGCGGTTCTTCTCTAGAAGGTTCAAACGTAGACTTGTCCCGCGAATTCGTTAACTTAATGACATACCAAAGTGGTTTCCAAGGGAATACAAAAGTTATTCGTGTGGCGGATGACGTGATGAAACAAATTGTGAACTTGATTCAGTAG